Below is a window of Macadamia integrifolia cultivar HAES 741 chromosome 8, SCU_Mint_v3, whole genome shotgun sequence DNA.
CCAAACAGAATTCAACAAAATGTGACCACCAGAAGAAAAGGAGGGGGGAAAAAGTGAACTAGATATGTAACATCATAAATCTACGAGATGGGAATAGTTTTCTGGGTTGTTGACATGGCTAAATCTTCCTGATCCCTATGACTAAAAACACATATTACACACTAAAATGTGATCCTGAGTAATCACCCGGGAAAAAAAGAAGTGTCATCCATCTAGAATTTAGTAGCAAGCAACCAGAGCAACATGAACAACCAGAAGAAAATCCTGGAAGGAATTTAATTCACTTTGAAGCAACATAATCCAACTaagataaaaaaattacttAGTCACTGTAACACTCTTGGGTTTTTATAAGAACTACTGGCATACTTGGCCTGTTCCTTGCTTTGAACAAGCATCTGTCACAAAAGAATACTTATTAAAAGTTAAAAGCTGTTACAAAGCCAGATATAAGATGTGCACTACCAAGACCACCAGAAGGGCTTCTCATGCTGTCAATGATGTATCCACACAGACAATCAAGTAAAACACCAGACACTTATAAGCAAGCAAAACCTAATAAGTGGTAGCAAATGATTTACAAACAAGGGCAGAAAATAAACTATTGCTTACTGTTTATACACTAATAAAACCCAAATTACAAAATTGCAGTATAGAGTAAGGTTTGAACAATCAACATCACTAGTCCAACgttaacccaaaaaagaaaaatcagtagtccaagaaaaaatgaaatatttttatCACCTTTTTCTGCAGATCGCTGCCTATATTCCTGGGCTGACAGCCTTATGGTGTGGGACTGGATCATAATTTCTATGCATCACATGCTTCACTTTTAGTCTTTGATACCAGACAGGGACCATCAATCCACAATTAAGAACAGATACGCGATTCTTGACCTTAAATGGACGCTGAGTCCTGACCTTCCTGATTCCAACTGCTTATGCATGATGGATCCTGGCAGTCTGTTCTTAGATGTTGAAACACTCACTATGCTGACCACAATGTCTTGGCAAATACACACCATATATTCACCTATTATCCTCTAACCATACAGGGTATTCATTCATGGTCATACTTTTGGACAAATATGAATTTGTTCTAGATCTGataaagggaaaagggaaaagacccaaaaacagaaaacagagaaaaccaAGTGGATCTAACTACCATTCCCAATAATTTATACAGATTGGCAACACCACCTTGCAAGATCCTTGAGCTGCCCAAAGGCGATCCACTTATCTGGATCAGTCTAAGAGGTtcataaatatgtaaaatgcatgttagCCTCCTCCATAATTAGAACCATCATGTCCTAGGCCTCTTAAGGACTCTTAACTTCTTTTTCCGCTGGTGTTTAGATTTGCAGGATCAATTTACTTGACCAGCTAACTTCCAACAAATATGGCTGCATTCCGAATTTCCAAATATGCCAACATGCATGATAGGCATTGAGTATCTTCACTTACTAAACAAAATTTGGTAACTTCATCAAACCAGCCTTCAAACTGATTCCAGTTGTAAGCTCAATCACTCAGCCAATTTAAATAAACCACGTAATACAAGAATTTTGGCATTTAAATAAGTTGTCCTTATTGCTTAGAGCATTTATTTCACGGAGTAGGAGCTCATATTATGACTTCCCAAATACGCACACTTAGTTTTTGAGGTAAATTCAATGGCCATACTGTTTTCATTCTATAATTGACACTAGCTGGATAACAACCAATGTTGACTATCATTGATTTGTCTAAGCTGATTGTACAGCTAAAGATTGCTGATTTGCAAGCCACATATCAACCGTCTTCAACTTTCCGGAAGCCCAAATTGTTCAACAACTCATTTTAATGTCCAACAATGACAAAGTTGACAAAGTCTAGCCTGCATGGACATACAAGTGCCCTTAAAATGCAacacaaaaatattttcaagcAATCAATAAGAGACTTGAGTACCGGCAAGAAGGAAGCTCTCGTTATAGTTCGGTCTATGGTAATAGAAGTCAATGTGACCAGAGAAAAACTCTGGTACTAGTAGATGACCTAGCAAGTGAGCATGGTTAATTCCCAATGTTTAGTTCAAAAACTATACTGCAACAAACGAGCAAAGAAATATAAAGAAGTCCAATCTGCCCAAATTGGCTCCAAAATTAGGCATCAAACAGTTCCAAGACCATGGGCTTGAGCTTCTGAAGGAACTAGAACCCAAGATCCGTTAAAGGTTTCAAAAGCGACCCCAAATCTAATAGAGTAAGACGAACTTTACTGGCTCAACAAGCAAACTTCCTAATAAACagtaattctttttcttctctgaaataaaaaattacaaaactaaGCAAGTTCTGAGCTTTTGATCAGTCAGTTATTTGAacagaaaaaaatgtaaaaacaaaaagaggagTTTCGTAAGATCTTTAAATCTTCAACTCACCAATTCCATATATCGAAAATATGACCAAATTGGACTGTTGGGTACGACCACAAGTAAGCAGTAGAATCGACATTTCTCATCTTGACCCAAATCAAAGCTTCTCAAGATCTGTTCTTTCAAATCCTGGGCAGATCCATTAAAATGTGGAAGAGTAGTAAACAAAAGACATTTTTTATGCTTCCCTGCCTATGAATCAGGCGACTGTAACctcttgatcttcttcttcccagaAAACCCTTTAGCAAAGGCTTCCACGATTCGATGCTGGGACTCGAGAATCATCTCGGTCCGcttcatctccatctccatccgcattctctcaatctctctggCCACCTCAATCTTCATCTGTTCCATCTTCACAAACCCTTCTCCCAACAGCTTAATCGAAGTAACCATCTCTGAAACCGGATCAAAATCTCTCTTAACCCCTCCTCCTCCcacacccccaccaccaccaccatcggTCCTCCGCCCAAAGCTGGACCTCGAGGAGGAACAACCATTCAAGTACCTTGGGTTATGGTTAGAGTTCGCATTAGGGCTTCCATCGACGACCCTATCGAAGCCCTTGGACCGGAACCCCGTAACGGGTGGCAGAGCACTAATGGGCCGACTAGGAATTCGAAGACGAAACCCTCCAACACCTCCTCCGCTGCCACCACTGGTACTAACCCCATTGTTAAGAAGGCGATGGAGACTGCGTGTATTGGTGGGAGGCATTggatcttcatcatcatcttcgaCTTCGTTCTCGTTctcatcatcttcctcattGCCATCTTCGTCGTCTTCGTCAGTACCATTAGAATGGGCTGTTGCAGAAGAAGGGCCTTTCTCCATGGCATCCATCTTGCGAAAGTAGACCCAAGAGGAAGAGAAGCGGCCAGGGTTGGATAGGGCTTTCTGCTTCTCTGTACGGTAACGCTTACGGAGCTTTTCGACCTTGTGGCGGCACTGGACAGATGTCTTAGAAGGGGTAGCGAAGCGGCAGCGTCGACCGACGGCGTCGGCGACTTCTTGCCAGTGGGAGGCCTTGAGGTTTCCGCGGCGGAGGGTGTACCATTTCTCACGGTAAGAATCGATGAGCGCAACAGTTTCTTCATGAGACCAACAAGGGGGAGGGAGGCGTCTGGAGGAAGGATTAGGGGTTGGACGGGCGGCGACGGGGGTCGCAGTGGTGATGTTGGTGGTAGTAACGGCGGTGGTTGTGGTTGGAGTTGGGGTTGGGTGTTggggagaggaggaggaagcagccatgggtggtgggggtggtggtaGGGGTGGAGgggatgatggtggtggtaggGGTGGAGgggatggtggtggtgggggacATAACGTAAGATGGTGGTGGTGTTATTAGGAGAGGGATGTGCGGCTGATTTCAAGATCTAAGATCCGCCACCGCTTAGGGGACGGGGAGGGGGGGCCGTATCACGCGAGGGTACGCGGTTAAGCTGCGCACCCCaaacctctctttctctctctaagatGGTCAGCGCTTCCCAGGTTTCTGCCCACCCCACCACCCTTCCCAGTTGGTTGCCACCACAACTTGGACCTTACCAAATCCACCAAACGAACCCcacctcttacctccttgaggcCTAAACCCACCGCCCCGGCTATCCATCTCTCCCTTTTTgactttttctttaatttttttgccTTAGCTTTGGTGGTTGGTCAGTGGTGGCGTGTGTTTTACTGCAGTTTGCTTCTTGTTTGTTTGTGATGCGGTAGGGGAGTAGGGGTTGGGTTTTCTGGTTACATTacaaggttctctctctctctctctctctctctctctctctcccttaaattttacttttatttaatCATCCAAATGAGAAAATTTAGTATAGAAACATAAGGGTGCAGGGATTTGAGTTAATAAATGTAGTGACACATGGACTCAAATATgagaatttttaatttaatatgaTTCTAAAAATTGAGTCATGATAAATTCAAACCACTTTCTCAATATCCATTAACCAATGATTAAAAAATGAGAGGTTGCCAAAAATCAGTGGTCCACTTAGAAAACCTCACTTTTGCCccctttatatttttgtttggagaagaagtatttcagggaATGGAATTGGGGATTGAGTTTTAATGAGTATTTCCTTTGGGGAATGGAGTTGGGGCATGAGAGTTAATGAGAATTTATAAAGAAGAAGCATTAATTGAcacattatttttcatttcagaGGAATGGGCTGATCACTTTGACCCCATATATCTCTAGGTGCAGGGGTCACACTCTACTTCCCAATAGAaaccatttttccttttgttttgcaTTAAAAGCAATTCTTGATTTGGTTGTGAGCCTGATATTATGGATGGGAGAAGATGTGCAAAATATTGCATCGGTGTCtctattttgacaaaattttctcACTCCTCTATGCTTGTCATTTGTTGATTCAAGCGCTTTTATGCTTGTCCTATATTTATTCGAACTCTTTCATCTCAAACTTTCTCGAacctttttttctattctccCACACTAAACTTTCACTTACTCTCTCTGTTAATTTAAAATTCTTAAAAGTATCCCAATCTCCTCCCCTCTTTCCtgtcctcttttcttctctctatgGATGATTGCATCCCACctatcccaccggtttggatcAGCTCCCTCTGGGGATGTCTACTCGGCTGTCTGATCCAGCATAAGGAGGGTCTAACACCTTTGACTCATGGTCAGGCCCCTATGGATGGCTGGGatccccccacccctccccagcccagcccagcccagcccagcccagcccagctgATCCAAGCTCCTATCTCCCCTCTCTTCCCAACCCCTCCCCTCAGGTTAGTATATTTCTTAATAGACAAGGCATTGTGGTTAACGGAGGATTGAAAGCCAAAAGATATGTAATGGCTTTGTTGTGGTCTAGGTCGAGGCCTCCAGGGGAAGGCATTAATGTTCGCTATTGCATGTCACAGTTTGAATAGTTTGGGAGCTAGAGCTTTGGACATGGGAGATGATGGGCAAAAGCTCATTTTAGTGTTCCCATAAGTTATTTAGATTAATGGGTCCTCCAATCAAGTCCAGACTAGAAATCAGCAACTCCTAGTCGCCAACCCCACCCAAAattagaaagggaaaacaaaaaaagcaaCTGGCTTAAAGATTTTTGCTTTATAGATAAATACAATTCAAAACCATATGATCCTCAAGGATTAGTTTAAACTTCAACATATTGGGGaacaattttttctctttttccttcaacaaaagggaaaaagaagatttgAATCTGATTACAATAATTTACAGGGAGTATAATTTATAATTTGAGATGTGTGGTGTGTATCGATGAGAGATAGAAGGAGAGATATTACACTTGTTGGGGATGAATGCACAACCACGAGGAAGAATCTAGTAAACAATTGCATCTAACAAGAGGAATTTACGTGGTTTAGTACTTTATAATGTGATCTCTCTTGCTTGTATGTATGATTTTCCTCACATAGACAATATATAGAAAACACTAAAAACTCTAATCCTTATGATAACAATTTATCCATGTATATGCAATGGACCTAAAACCTAATCTAAACATATAAAAGCGCAATAATAATTATACATACTGATGCGGAAAAAATTGATCGGACGATCTTCCCTGCgattcctggtgctttggccgacctgcacagaagagatgacaagggagagccgggctgacccgatgggggactctccgatgcctaagtcagatctttccacaacagatgttCGGAAAGGCCAACCTTGTGACgtctatgatgacgtgtagtggatagagccCTGTCCTTCGGAaaagggattacgttccttgaatgtaggggtggacgaaaacacgtttctggaaaccttgttgttgacgtcaggccgaggtggcagcacggcatgctggaggccgaggtggcaggacggtctgatggagggctgCGGTGGCTGcaaggcctgatggagggctgcgGTGGCGGcaaggcctgatggaggccaaggtagcagcatggcctgatggaggccgaggaggCAGCACGGCATGCTAGAGGCCGAGGAGGCAGCGCGACATGGTGGAGGCCGAGGAGGTAGCACGGCATgctggaggccgaggtggcagcacggcatgctggaggccgaggtagcacgtcctgatggaggccgaggtggaagcacgtcctaatggaggccaaggtggcagcacggcatgctagaggctgaggtggtagcacgtcctgatggaggccgaggtggcagtacgttctgatggaggccaaggtggcagcacggcctgctggaggccgaggtggaagcacaacctgatggaggccgaggtggcagcatggcctgatggaggccgaggtgacagcacggcctgttggaggccaaggtggcagtacggcctgatagaggccgaggtggaagcacgtcctgatggagggccgagttGGTAggtcagtcctgttcaggtttgcatacacacttcagcagtgctgaggaaggggacatattttgcctcatcaccagccccccgttCTAACAGTTTGAATcgatctgctagagcatttaattcgatgTGAAATGCattgcttcactttctcagtcgAGGCTGCTCAACGGTTCGAGGACGTGGCTGTCGCTTGCTCGAAAGCAAAGAGGCAAAGCGCCTTCATGGGGAGCTgcacaagatcacaggccaactggaggttgagaagaaaatggctcGATCTGAGGAGGCCCGTGTCAGTGATGTCAGgttgataactggagagctggaacaggaggttgctaagtagctcaatgccaacaacaacttaaaggagaatgatgctctctaggatgagttgtCCGAGACTCAGGGCGCTcgcaaggaggaggagctcgcGGCTAGGGTTTTCGAATTGGAAAGGCAACATTGGGCTGAGCTggaggccaacgaggtggctgaacccTTAGGCCTATCAAAAGTGGTTGAATGACATTAACATGGTTCGTTTCAGGTCGGCTCGGATGATGCCTTCTGGTTCATCCTGAGTAAGATGTCAGACTACAATCTACGGACTATGAGTAACGTGTTCCCGTCCCTGCTACTTTGGTGCAGCTCTGAGGCTCGATcgatgttggtgaagaggtgatccgactcgaaggatagccaaatgaagagctaggcccgtggatcAACCCCCTGAGATTAGCCTTATATATATAGATTtatatttatgtagatgtctccttcggtAGTGATGTACTTTGACggttttttccccatttttggtgaataaaaaatttattttgatgtcttcatctctcagtattcctgtgcttctttctttattttcttgtacttcgGGCGCGGCTCGAAATGAGTAACttgttggaagaataaggacaaGTACAGCTGTCTGAGTGTGGCCCGGTTCCCTAACCGAGCTCAAAtttgatcttccatgtctagcttaTGAACACTTGAGGCGCTAAGCCTTGgactagccataggggtgccgATCTGGGctcaatcttttgatatgccTTGCGTTAAGGTCTTTTGCGGTGCTGAGTCGGGGCTGGGGCTTGCATGCTTTATTACGTAAGgacttgaggtgccgagccgtgctagggcttgaatgccttagtgcgtaagggcttgatgtgccgagccggggcttggGCATGCATGCCTTAGTTTGTAAGGGCTTTGAGTTGCCGAGATGtgctcgggcttgaatgccttagtgtgtaagggcttgaggtgccgagccagggctcgAGCATgtatgccttaatgcgtaagggattgatgtgccgagccggggctcgatCTTGCATGCCTTTGTTCGTAAGGGTTTTGAGTTGTCGAGATGTGCtagggcttgaatgccttaatgcgtaagggcttgatgtgccgagccggggctcgagCTTATATGCCTTAATGCATAGGGGCTTGAtctgccgagccggggctcgggcttgcatgccttagttcGTAAGggctttgagttgccaaactagggtctggtcttgtggtgccgagcttgagctcgttCTTAGTTGCTGTCGAGCTGGGGTCTG
It encodes the following:
- the LOC122085804 gene encoding trihelix transcription factor ASIL2-like; amino-acid sequence: MAASSSSPQHPTPTPTTTTAVTTTNITTATPVAARPTPNPSSRRLPPPCWSHEETVALIDSYREKWYTLRRGNLKASHWQEVADAVGRRCRFATPSKTSVQCRHKVEKLRKRYRTEKQKALSNPGRFSSSWVYFRKMDAMEKGPSSATAHSNGTDEDDEDGNEEDDENENEVEDDDEDPMPPTNTRSLHRLLNNGVSTSGGSGGGVGGFRLRIPSRPISALPPVTGFRSKGFDRVVDGSPNANSNHNPRYLNGCSSSRSSFGRRTDGGGGGGVGGGGVKRDFDPVSEMVTSIKLLGEGFVKMEQMKIEVAREIERMRMEMEMKRTEMILESQHRIVEAFAKGFSGKKKIKRLQSPDS